In Primulina huaijiensis isolate GDHJ02 chromosome 16, ASM1229523v2, whole genome shotgun sequence, a single genomic region encodes these proteins:
- the LOC140960825 gene encoding sucrose nonfermenting 4-like protein isoform X2 produces the protein MLNYDRGYVGDVLRKNLEFSWGRFFSVFNAAMDYANETGMVLIPTRFVWPYGGRDIYISGSFTGWTPWPMTPVEGCPTVFQTICSLPRGYHQYKFVVDGEWRHDEHQPFISSNIGTVNTILLNRDSDFHSALLSPQMPHSGHVSSMDVDNKALQHMIHSSDGVSNGPLPTMSDADLAVSQHRIGVFLSTHMAYELLPESGKVIALDVDLPVKQAFHILHEQGISLAPLWDFSKKKFVGVLSALDFILIMRELGSHGSNPTEEELETHTISAWKEAKSYMNNRIDGQGSAVSRQLVHAGPDDSLKEVALKILQNGAATVPIIHSPSEDASNQHLLFLASLSGILKCVCRFFKNSTSVLPVLQLPICAIPVGTWLPKTGEPKGCPLALLRPSASLSTALNLLIQAQVSSIPIVDDNDSLLDIYSRSDITSLTKDKLYTHINLEETTIHQYRDDPFSTHGYTSQKCHMCLRSDPLYKVMERLSKPEVRRVVIVEAGSKRVEGIISLSDVFRFLLGT, from the exons ATGTTGAATTACGACCGAGGCTATGTGGGAGATGTTTTACGGAAGAATTTAGAATTTTCCTGGGGTAGATTTTTTAGTGTTTTCAACGCGGCTATGGATTATGCGAATGAAACGGGCATGGTGCTGATTCCCACACGTTTTGTGTGGCCTTATGGTGGGAGAGATATATATATCAGTGGCTCGTTTACTGG GTGGACGCCATGGCCTATGACGCCAGTTGAGGGTTGCCCTACTGTGTTTCAGACCATTTGTAGCTTGCCGCGGGGTTATCACCAG TACAAGTTCGTTGTTGATGGTGAATGGAGACATGATGAGCACCAGCCTTTTATCAGTAGTAATATTGGAACAGTAAATACTATCCTCTTGAACAGGGATTCTGATTTTCATTCTGCATTATTAAGCCCTCAAATGCCTCACTCTGGTCACGTATCGAGCATGGACGTTGATAACAAGGCACTTCAGCACATG ATTCACTCCTCCGACGGCGTGTCAAATGGGCCATTACCAACGATGTCAGATGCAGATTTGGCGGTATCCCAGCATCGTATTGGTGTGTTCCTGTCTACTCACATGGCATATGAGTTACTTCCGGAATCTGGAAAG GTTATTGCTTTGGATGTTGACCTTCCTGTAAAACAAGCATTTCATATTTTGCATGAGCAG GGAATCTCTCTGGCACCTTTGTGggacttctcaaagaaaaaattTGTTGGAGTTCTTAGTGCACtagattttattttgattatgaggGAG CTTGGCAGTCACGGGTCCAACCCAACAGAGGAAGAGCTCGAGACACACACTATCTCTGCTTGGAAAGAAGCTAAATCATATATGAACAATCGTATTGATGGACAAGGGAGTGCAGTTTCTAGACAACTTGTGCAT GCTGGTCCAGATGACAGTCTGAAAGAGGTTGCTTTGAAGATTTTGCAAAATGGTGCAGCCACAGTTCCAATTATCCATTCTCCTTCTGAGGATGCTTCAAACCAACATCTGTTATTTCTTGCTTCTCTTTCTGGGATACTGAAAT GTGTTTGccgttttttcaaaaattcaacaAGCGTGTTACCAGTACTTCAATTACCAATTTGCGCAATCCCTGTTGGCACTTGGCTTCCCAAAACTGGAGAGCCAAAGGGGTGTCCGCTGGCTTTGTTGAGACCGAGTGCTTCACTTAGTACAGCACTGAATTTATTAATTCAAG CACAAGTTAGTTCGATTCCTATTGTTGATGATAATGACTCGTTATTGGACATATACTCTCGAAG TGATATAACTTCTTTGACCAAGGACAAATTGTATACACACATCAATCTTGAAGAAACAACAATTCATCAG TACAGAGACGACCCCTTTTCTACTCATGGATACACGAGCCAAAAATGTCATATGTGTTTACGCTCTGATCCTCTATACAAGGTCATGGAGAGATTATCCAAACCAG AGGTGCGACGTGTTGTCATTGTGGAAGCTGGAAGTAAGCGAGTAGAAGGTATCATTTCACTGAGTGATGTTTTTCGGTTTCTCTTGGGAACTTGA
- the LOC140960825 gene encoding sucrose nonfermenting 4-like protein isoform X5, which translates to MLNYDRGYVGDVLRKNLEFSWGRFFSVFNAAMDYANETGMVLIPTRFVWPYGGRDIYISGSFTGWTPWPMTPVEGCPTVFQTICSLPRGYHQYKFVVDGEWRHDEHQPFISSNIGTVNTILLNRDSDFHSALLSPQMPHSGHVSSMDVDNKALQHMIHSSDGVSNGPLPTMSDADLAVSQHRIGVFLSTHMAYELLPESGKVIALDVDLPVKQAFHILHEQGISLAPLWDFSKKKFVGVLSALDFILIMRELGSHGSNPTEEELETHTISAWKEAKSYMNNRIDGQGSAVSRQLVHAGPDDSLKEVALKILQNGAATVPIIHSPSEDASNQHLLFLASLSGILKSQVSSIPIVDDNDSLLDIYSRSDITSLTKDKLYTHINLEETTIHQALQYRDDPFSTHGYTSQKCHMCLRSDPLYKVMERLSKPEVRRVVIVEAGSKRVEGIISLSDVFRFLLGT; encoded by the exons ATGTTGAATTACGACCGAGGCTATGTGGGAGATGTTTTACGGAAGAATTTAGAATTTTCCTGGGGTAGATTTTTTAGTGTTTTCAACGCGGCTATGGATTATGCGAATGAAACGGGCATGGTGCTGATTCCCACACGTTTTGTGTGGCCTTATGGTGGGAGAGATATATATATCAGTGGCTCGTTTACTGG GTGGACGCCATGGCCTATGACGCCAGTTGAGGGTTGCCCTACTGTGTTTCAGACCATTTGTAGCTTGCCGCGGGGTTATCACCAG TACAAGTTCGTTGTTGATGGTGAATGGAGACATGATGAGCACCAGCCTTTTATCAGTAGTAATATTGGAACAGTAAATACTATCCTCTTGAACAGGGATTCTGATTTTCATTCTGCATTATTAAGCCCTCAAATGCCTCACTCTGGTCACGTATCGAGCATGGACGTTGATAACAAGGCACTTCAGCACATG ATTCACTCCTCCGACGGCGTGTCAAATGGGCCATTACCAACGATGTCAGATGCAGATTTGGCGGTATCCCAGCATCGTATTGGTGTGTTCCTGTCTACTCACATGGCATATGAGTTACTTCCGGAATCTGGAAAG GTTATTGCTTTGGATGTTGACCTTCCTGTAAAACAAGCATTTCATATTTTGCATGAGCAG GGAATCTCTCTGGCACCTTTGTGggacttctcaaagaaaaaattTGTTGGAGTTCTTAGTGCACtagattttattttgattatgaggGAG CTTGGCAGTCACGGGTCCAACCCAACAGAGGAAGAGCTCGAGACACACACTATCTCTGCTTGGAAAGAAGCTAAATCATATATGAACAATCGTATTGATGGACAAGGGAGTGCAGTTTCTAGACAACTTGTGCAT GCTGGTCCAGATGACAGTCTGAAAGAGGTTGCTTTGAAGATTTTGCAAAATGGTGCAGCCACAGTTCCAATTATCCATTCTCCTTCTGAGGATGCTTCAAACCAACATCTGTTATTTCTTGCTTCTCTTTCTGGGATACTGAAAT CACAAGTTAGTTCGATTCCTATTGTTGATGATAATGACTCGTTATTGGACATATACTCTCGAAG TGATATAACTTCTTTGACCAAGGACAAATTGTATACACACATCAATCTTGAAGAAACAACAATTCATCAG GCATTGCAGTACAGAGACGACCCCTTTTCTACTCATGGATACACGAGCCAAAAATGTCATATGTGTTTACGCTCTGATCCTCTATACAAGGTCATGGAGAGATTATCCAAACCAG AGGTGCGACGTGTTGTCATTGTGGAAGCTGGAAGTAAGCGAGTAGAAGGTATCATTTCACTGAGTGATGTTTTTCGGTTTCTCTTGGGAACTTGA
- the LOC140960825 gene encoding sucrose nonfermenting 4-like protein isoform X1: MLNYDRGYVGDVLRKNLEFSWGRFFSVFNAAMDYANETGMVLIPTRFVWPYGGRDIYISGSFTGWTPWPMTPVEGCPTVFQTICSLPRGYHQYKFVVDGEWRHDEHQPFISSNIGTVNTILLNRDSDFHSALLSPQMPHSGHVSSMDVDNKALQHMIHSSDGVSNGPLPTMSDADLAVSQHRIGVFLSTHMAYELLPESGKVIALDVDLPVKQAFHILHEQGISLAPLWDFSKKKFVGVLSALDFILIMRELGSHGSNPTEEELETHTISAWKEAKSYMNNRIDGQGSAVSRQLVHAGPDDSLKEVALKILQNGAATVPIIHSPSEDASNQHLLFLASLSGILKCVCRFFKNSTSVLPVLQLPICAIPVGTWLPKTGEPKGCPLALLRPSASLSTALNLLIQAQVSSIPIVDDNDSLLDIYSRSDITSLTKDKLYTHINLEETTIHQALQYRDDPFSTHGYTSQKCHMCLRSDPLYKVMERLSKPEVRRVVIVEAGSKRVEGIISLSDVFRFLLGT; the protein is encoded by the exons ATGTTGAATTACGACCGAGGCTATGTGGGAGATGTTTTACGGAAGAATTTAGAATTTTCCTGGGGTAGATTTTTTAGTGTTTTCAACGCGGCTATGGATTATGCGAATGAAACGGGCATGGTGCTGATTCCCACACGTTTTGTGTGGCCTTATGGTGGGAGAGATATATATATCAGTGGCTCGTTTACTGG GTGGACGCCATGGCCTATGACGCCAGTTGAGGGTTGCCCTACTGTGTTTCAGACCATTTGTAGCTTGCCGCGGGGTTATCACCAG TACAAGTTCGTTGTTGATGGTGAATGGAGACATGATGAGCACCAGCCTTTTATCAGTAGTAATATTGGAACAGTAAATACTATCCTCTTGAACAGGGATTCTGATTTTCATTCTGCATTATTAAGCCCTCAAATGCCTCACTCTGGTCACGTATCGAGCATGGACGTTGATAACAAGGCACTTCAGCACATG ATTCACTCCTCCGACGGCGTGTCAAATGGGCCATTACCAACGATGTCAGATGCAGATTTGGCGGTATCCCAGCATCGTATTGGTGTGTTCCTGTCTACTCACATGGCATATGAGTTACTTCCGGAATCTGGAAAG GTTATTGCTTTGGATGTTGACCTTCCTGTAAAACAAGCATTTCATATTTTGCATGAGCAG GGAATCTCTCTGGCACCTTTGTGggacttctcaaagaaaaaattTGTTGGAGTTCTTAGTGCACtagattttattttgattatgaggGAG CTTGGCAGTCACGGGTCCAACCCAACAGAGGAAGAGCTCGAGACACACACTATCTCTGCTTGGAAAGAAGCTAAATCATATATGAACAATCGTATTGATGGACAAGGGAGTGCAGTTTCTAGACAACTTGTGCAT GCTGGTCCAGATGACAGTCTGAAAGAGGTTGCTTTGAAGATTTTGCAAAATGGTGCAGCCACAGTTCCAATTATCCATTCTCCTTCTGAGGATGCTTCAAACCAACATCTGTTATTTCTTGCTTCTCTTTCTGGGATACTGAAAT GTGTTTGccgttttttcaaaaattcaacaAGCGTGTTACCAGTACTTCAATTACCAATTTGCGCAATCCCTGTTGGCACTTGGCTTCCCAAAACTGGAGAGCCAAAGGGGTGTCCGCTGGCTTTGTTGAGACCGAGTGCTTCACTTAGTACAGCACTGAATTTATTAATTCAAG CACAAGTTAGTTCGATTCCTATTGTTGATGATAATGACTCGTTATTGGACATATACTCTCGAAG TGATATAACTTCTTTGACCAAGGACAAATTGTATACACACATCAATCTTGAAGAAACAACAATTCATCAG GCATTGCAGTACAGAGACGACCCCTTTTCTACTCATGGATACACGAGCCAAAAATGTCATATGTGTTTACGCTCTGATCCTCTATACAAGGTCATGGAGAGATTATCCAAACCAG AGGTGCGACGTGTTGTCATTGTGGAAGCTGGAAGTAAGCGAGTAGAAGGTATCATTTCACTGAGTGATGTTTTTCGGTTTCTCTTGGGAACTTGA
- the LOC140960825 gene encoding sucrose nonfermenting 4-like protein isoform X4 translates to MLNYDRGYVGDVLRKNLEFSWGRFFSVFNAAMDYANETGMVLIPTRFVWPYGGRDIYISGSFTGWTPWPMTPVEGCPTVFQTICSLPRGYHQYKFVVDGEWRHDEHQPFISSNIGTVNTILLNRDSDFHSALLSPQMPHSGHVSSMDVDNKALQHMIHSSDGVSNGPLPTMSDADLAVSQHRIGVFLSTHMAYELLPESGKVIALDVDLPVKQAFHILHEQLGSHGSNPTEEELETHTISAWKEAKSYMNNRIDGQGSAVSRQLVHAGPDDSLKEVALKILQNGAATVPIIHSPSEDASNQHLLFLASLSGILKCVCRFFKNSTSVLPVLQLPICAIPVGTWLPKTGEPKGCPLALLRPSASLSTALNLLIQAQVSSIPIVDDNDSLLDIYSRSDITSLTKDKLYTHINLEETTIHQALQYRDDPFSTHGYTSQKCHMCLRSDPLYKVMERLSKPEVRRVVIVEAGSKRVEGIISLSDVFRFLLGT, encoded by the exons ATGTTGAATTACGACCGAGGCTATGTGGGAGATGTTTTACGGAAGAATTTAGAATTTTCCTGGGGTAGATTTTTTAGTGTTTTCAACGCGGCTATGGATTATGCGAATGAAACGGGCATGGTGCTGATTCCCACACGTTTTGTGTGGCCTTATGGTGGGAGAGATATATATATCAGTGGCTCGTTTACTGG GTGGACGCCATGGCCTATGACGCCAGTTGAGGGTTGCCCTACTGTGTTTCAGACCATTTGTAGCTTGCCGCGGGGTTATCACCAG TACAAGTTCGTTGTTGATGGTGAATGGAGACATGATGAGCACCAGCCTTTTATCAGTAGTAATATTGGAACAGTAAATACTATCCTCTTGAACAGGGATTCTGATTTTCATTCTGCATTATTAAGCCCTCAAATGCCTCACTCTGGTCACGTATCGAGCATGGACGTTGATAACAAGGCACTTCAGCACATG ATTCACTCCTCCGACGGCGTGTCAAATGGGCCATTACCAACGATGTCAGATGCAGATTTGGCGGTATCCCAGCATCGTATTGGTGTGTTCCTGTCTACTCACATGGCATATGAGTTACTTCCGGAATCTGGAAAG GTTATTGCTTTGGATGTTGACCTTCCTGTAAAACAAGCATTTCATATTTTGCATGAGCAG CTTGGCAGTCACGGGTCCAACCCAACAGAGGAAGAGCTCGAGACACACACTATCTCTGCTTGGAAAGAAGCTAAATCATATATGAACAATCGTATTGATGGACAAGGGAGTGCAGTTTCTAGACAACTTGTGCAT GCTGGTCCAGATGACAGTCTGAAAGAGGTTGCTTTGAAGATTTTGCAAAATGGTGCAGCCACAGTTCCAATTATCCATTCTCCTTCTGAGGATGCTTCAAACCAACATCTGTTATTTCTTGCTTCTCTTTCTGGGATACTGAAAT GTGTTTGccgttttttcaaaaattcaacaAGCGTGTTACCAGTACTTCAATTACCAATTTGCGCAATCCCTGTTGGCACTTGGCTTCCCAAAACTGGAGAGCCAAAGGGGTGTCCGCTGGCTTTGTTGAGACCGAGTGCTTCACTTAGTACAGCACTGAATTTATTAATTCAAG CACAAGTTAGTTCGATTCCTATTGTTGATGATAATGACTCGTTATTGGACATATACTCTCGAAG TGATATAACTTCTTTGACCAAGGACAAATTGTATACACACATCAATCTTGAAGAAACAACAATTCATCAG GCATTGCAGTACAGAGACGACCCCTTTTCTACTCATGGATACACGAGCCAAAAATGTCATATGTGTTTACGCTCTGATCCTCTATACAAGGTCATGGAGAGATTATCCAAACCAG AGGTGCGACGTGTTGTCATTGTGGAAGCTGGAAGTAAGCGAGTAGAAGGTATCATTTCACTGAGTGATGTTTTTCGGTTTCTCTTGGGAACTTGA
- the LOC140960825 gene encoding sucrose nonfermenting 4-like protein isoform X3: MLNYDRGYVGDVLRKNLEFSWGRFFSVFNAAMDYANETGMVLIPTRFVWPYGGRDIYISGSFTGWTPWPMTPVEGCPTVFQTICSLPRGYHQYKFVVDGEWRHDEHQPFISSNIGTVNTILLNRDSDFHSALLSPQMPHSGHVSSMDVDNKALQHMIHSSDGVSNGPLPTMSDADLAVSQHRIGVFLSTHMAYELLPESGKGISLAPLWDFSKKKFVGVLSALDFILIMRELGSHGSNPTEEELETHTISAWKEAKSYMNNRIDGQGSAVSRQLVHAGPDDSLKEVALKILQNGAATVPIIHSPSEDASNQHLLFLASLSGILKCVCRFFKNSTSVLPVLQLPICAIPVGTWLPKTGEPKGCPLALLRPSASLSTALNLLIQAQVSSIPIVDDNDSLLDIYSRSDITSLTKDKLYTHINLEETTIHQALQYRDDPFSTHGYTSQKCHMCLRSDPLYKVMERLSKPEVRRVVIVEAGSKRVEGIISLSDVFRFLLGT; encoded by the exons ATGTTGAATTACGACCGAGGCTATGTGGGAGATGTTTTACGGAAGAATTTAGAATTTTCCTGGGGTAGATTTTTTAGTGTTTTCAACGCGGCTATGGATTATGCGAATGAAACGGGCATGGTGCTGATTCCCACACGTTTTGTGTGGCCTTATGGTGGGAGAGATATATATATCAGTGGCTCGTTTACTGG GTGGACGCCATGGCCTATGACGCCAGTTGAGGGTTGCCCTACTGTGTTTCAGACCATTTGTAGCTTGCCGCGGGGTTATCACCAG TACAAGTTCGTTGTTGATGGTGAATGGAGACATGATGAGCACCAGCCTTTTATCAGTAGTAATATTGGAACAGTAAATACTATCCTCTTGAACAGGGATTCTGATTTTCATTCTGCATTATTAAGCCCTCAAATGCCTCACTCTGGTCACGTATCGAGCATGGACGTTGATAACAAGGCACTTCAGCACATG ATTCACTCCTCCGACGGCGTGTCAAATGGGCCATTACCAACGATGTCAGATGCAGATTTGGCGGTATCCCAGCATCGTATTGGTGTGTTCCTGTCTACTCACATGGCATATGAGTTACTTCCGGAATCTGGAAAG GGAATCTCTCTGGCACCTTTGTGggacttctcaaagaaaaaattTGTTGGAGTTCTTAGTGCACtagattttattttgattatgaggGAG CTTGGCAGTCACGGGTCCAACCCAACAGAGGAAGAGCTCGAGACACACACTATCTCTGCTTGGAAAGAAGCTAAATCATATATGAACAATCGTATTGATGGACAAGGGAGTGCAGTTTCTAGACAACTTGTGCAT GCTGGTCCAGATGACAGTCTGAAAGAGGTTGCTTTGAAGATTTTGCAAAATGGTGCAGCCACAGTTCCAATTATCCATTCTCCTTCTGAGGATGCTTCAAACCAACATCTGTTATTTCTTGCTTCTCTTTCTGGGATACTGAAAT GTGTTTGccgttttttcaaaaattcaacaAGCGTGTTACCAGTACTTCAATTACCAATTTGCGCAATCCCTGTTGGCACTTGGCTTCCCAAAACTGGAGAGCCAAAGGGGTGTCCGCTGGCTTTGTTGAGACCGAGTGCTTCACTTAGTACAGCACTGAATTTATTAATTCAAG CACAAGTTAGTTCGATTCCTATTGTTGATGATAATGACTCGTTATTGGACATATACTCTCGAAG TGATATAACTTCTTTGACCAAGGACAAATTGTATACACACATCAATCTTGAAGAAACAACAATTCATCAG GCATTGCAGTACAGAGACGACCCCTTTTCTACTCATGGATACACGAGCCAAAAATGTCATATGTGTTTACGCTCTGATCCTCTATACAAGGTCATGGAGAGATTATCCAAACCAG AGGTGCGACGTGTTGTCATTGTGGAAGCTGGAAGTAAGCGAGTAGAAGGTATCATTTCACTGAGTGATGTTTTTCGGTTTCTCTTGGGAACTTGA
- the LOC140960826 gene encoding uncharacterized protein, whose amino-acid sequence MLEDIGKIEVVRKTISRAISLVGYIYNHGGVLHMIREFTGNKELARHGVTRFATTFLTLQSLHKRQKALKRMFISTQWIESKWSNDINGKKANDTVFKPTFWNNVTYTLKVMCPLVMVLRIADNETRPAMGYIYEAMDRAKETILKSFDYNREKCKKVLEFIDARWDNQLHHPLHAAGYYLNPYFYYHNPKVETDAEVTNGLFACIQRLIPSHDVRDKIIMEELPVYKNSESLFGNEFAIRARNNKDQPMAPADWWKMFGNGTPNLKEFAIKVLSLTCSASGCERNWSIFEHIHSKKRNRLDHKKLRDLVYVKYNQTLKARAAKKDKRDPIVLRNIDDCNNEWLIGMMEAGEEPVFDDDDDTLTWNVVAEAAGVEEETRHTRQQRTSNPIYRGASTSRGKGRGRRRGRMTSQTTHALQSPMDVDEESTDEGEFDDDVLKDDYSDIDENVEDGDVYEMIELESD is encoded by the exons ATGCTAGAGGATATTGGCAAAATTGAGGTGGTTCGGAAGACTATTTCTAGAGCAATTTCTCTTGTTGGTTACATTTACAATCATGGAGGTGTTTTGCACATGATTAGAGAATTTACTGGAAACAAAGAGCTGGCAAGACATGGAGTCACTCGTTTTGCTACTACATTTCTCACTTTGCAAAGCCTCCACAAACGACAAAAGGCTTTGAAGAGAATGTTCATATCAACCCAGTGGATAGAAAGTAAATGGTCAAATGATATAAATGGTAAGAAGGCAAATGATACTGTTTTCAAGCCTACATTTTGGAATAATGTGACATACACCCTTAAAGTGATGTGTCCTCTAGTGATGGTTCTTCGCATTGCCGACAATGAAACAAGGCCAGCGATGGGTTATATCTATGAAGCTATGGACAGAGCAAAAGAAACAATTCTCAAGTCCTTTGATTACAACAGAGAGAAATGTAAAAAAGTGTTAGAATTTATTGATGCTAGATGGGATAATCAGCTTCATCATCCTTTGCACGCGGCAGGATACTACTTAAACCCATATTTTTACTATCACAATCCGAAAGTTGAGACGGATGCAGAAGTCACAAATGGGTTGTTTGCATGCATACAAAGATTGATTCCAAGCCATGACGTGAGGGATAAGATTATTATGGAGGAGTTGCCGGTATATAAGAACTCGGAGTCATTGTTCGGCAACGAATTTGCCATTAGAGCAAGGAATAATAAAGACCAACCAATGGCGCCTG cgGATTGGTGGAAAATGTTTGGCAATGGTACTccaaatttgaaagaatttgctATCAAAGTTCTTAGCCTCACATGTAGTGCTTCGGGTTGTGAAAGGAATTGGAGCATATTTGAGCAT ATACATTCAAAGAAAAGGAATAGACTCGATCACAAGAAACTAAGAGATTTGGTATATGTGAAGTACAATCAAACACTCAAGGCTCGTGCGGCTAAGAAGGATAAAAGAGATCCTATAGTTTTGAGGAATATTGATGATTGTAATAATGAGTGGTTGATTGGAATGATGGAAGCTGGAGAGGAACCTGtttttgatgatgatgatgatactTTGACATGGAACGTTGTAGCAGAGGCTGCTGGAGTAGAAGAAGAAACCAGACATACTAGACAACAACGGACCTCGAACCCTATTTATAGAGGAGCTTCAACTTCTAGAGGCAAAGGTAGGGGAAGACGAAGAGGTCGGATGACAAGCCAAACTACTCATGCTCTACAATCACCAATGGATGTAGATGAAGAATCTACTGACGAGGGAGAGTTTGATGATGATGTGTTGAAAGATGATTATTCAGACATTGATGAAAATGTGGAGGATGGTGATGTGTATGAAATGATTGAATTAGAAAGTGATTGA